The following nucleotide sequence is from Pseudoalteromonas xiamenensis.
TTAAACCGAGACTTTTTTAGCAAAATGCCAGAACATGCTGTGCTGATTAATGTCGCGCGTGGTAAACATCTTGTCGAACAGGATTTAGTGGACGCATTGGATGCGGGGGAACTCCGAGCTGCAACATTGGATGTGTTTACCGTTGAACCTCTTGTGGCAGCACATCCATTCTGGTCGCATGAGAAAATAACGATCACACCACATGCCGCTGCTTTGACTTGCCTCAATACGGCTATCCACCAAATCGCTGAGAATGTATTGAACGTGGCATCGAATAAAGAAATTCAGCATTTAGTCGATAAAAGAAAAGGTTACTAGTCAGCGAAATTGATTCGGAAATATCGTTGCCTATTAGAAAACAATCGGTTTTATTGAGATTGCGCTTAAACTCACACTTAATTAGGTCAATTACTGTATAAAAAAACATATTGATGATTTTGTAACCATTAAGTAACGTAAGCGTGATAATAAAAATAAAATAAAGGTGCAAGCGATGAGAAACAACCAAGGTGGGGTTAAGTTCGGTTTTGTTCTGCTGTCTGTTTTAGTCCTCGGTGTCTCGGCTTGGTTTACCCAAGCACAGGCAAGTGAACTTCCAGCAAGTACCTCACACGTTAAGTTGAATCATCAAAAAAGCCACAATTAATTGTGGCTTTTCAATTTAATACTATTAAGTAAATTTATAGAGGTAGGCGTAAGCTCTTGCCCCTGATATCCTTTTCATTGAGATCATCGTTTTGCGTGAAGCTCTCTGTTTTCTGCTTTTTTCTCATCACTTTTTTTCAGTAAAACATACGCAGAGCCAGTTCCACCATGGCAGGCCATCGCACTGTGAAACGCGAGCACTTCAGGCATTTCCTGAAGCCATTTATTCGCGTAGCTTTTTAACACAGCTGGAAATGGTTTACTGTTGATCCCTTTCCCATGCCTTACAAGGATAACGCGAATATTACGCTGGTGGCAATCGCGGATAAACTCGAAAAGGGTTTGTCGTGCTTCTCGGAAGGGTTTGCCATGTAAGTCCAGCGTCGCATCAATTTGATACTTTGCCAATCGCAAATTTTTATAAACGCCATCTTGAACCCCTGATTTTTTGAAGGCCAAAACGTCATGAGGATCGAGAAAGTCAACGTATTCAGTAGACAAATAATTAGGATCGAACTCTAATTCTTTTTCCGCTGCTTCACGTCTTAGCAATTGTGATAGGGTTGGGTCGTGCTTTGCTTGTTTTAAGGCGACGTTGTTGTCCTTTGCTAAGGGAACGACATCGCCCATCGAAGCTAAAAAAGTTCTGAATCGGTCATCGCCATACAATCGCTCCAGATAAAAGCTCAGATGCGTTGATTTTAGCGAACAACCGACAGGATGCAATCTTTATGCGTGTTTGCCAAGACTAAGTGGGCTATAAGTGAACACTTTAAATAAATAAAACGTATTTATTAAGATAAGGCTCAAGTTAGACACAACACTGGTATTCATTAAGTCAAAAGCAAAAGACAAAAATAGCATACTACATGCTGCGGTCGCAGCAATGCGCAGCAAGCGTACTTGGGTGATGAAAAAGGCACCTAAGCCAAGTACTAATAGAATTACATTTACAAGCCAGTGAAGTTCGTTGAGCATTTTCTCGTTTAATCATGGTGGTCAGGAAGGTGGCCATTATGGTGATCCTTTAACCACCTTTCAAACGAGTATTTTTCTCTATTTCGGATTAGTTATTTTAATTCGAAATTAATTTTATCATCGCGGCGAAAAAGCCTTTTTTTGCTACAATTTGATAACGCTGACAACTGTCAGGATTATTTTCTTCAACACATAAATACAGAGTGTTGCGATCAAGCGCTGGCCTTGGGTGTAAGTTTGAGTCGAATAACACAGGGTTTAAGCCGGGCAAGCCAGGCCAGTAGACACTTTCGGCAACCATTCCCAACTTTTCGTACGTAATAAGTTGTGGCTTTGGAAACAAGATAGCGATAATGAGCAAGACGGCAGCGGTTCCCCAGCGTTTCGTATTAAATTTCTTCGGTTGTTCAGCCTGAGTAGCTTGTTGTGCCAATTGCTGTTGGCGTAAAAGCTGTTGTTGGCGCTGTAATTGCTGAGGTGACGGCTTTTTGTTCGCTGGACGCTTTATTTGCTTTTTTGCCGACGTTGCACCAAGCAGTGCTTGTTTTTTTTGTTGTTGATTTGCCATGAGAAGCTTGTCGCCTTTTGTTGCAGGACTCTATAATAGTTCTATGCTATTAATATAGCGTATTTTGCTATGTCAGCCTATGGGAAAGGAATATGGAATCACAAATCTCAATTTTAATTGTTGATGATGTAGGGACAGTGCGCAGTTTTTTACACCAAACGCTCACCCATTTGGGGATTGATAATGTTAGAGAGGCGTCTACGGCGACTCAATGTGTAAAGGCATGCGAAGAAAGGCATTTTGATATAGTGTTTCTTGATATTGAGTTACCTGATGGTGATGGTAAAGATCTGATTGCGCGTCTGAGTGAAATAATTCCAGATGTGAATGTCGTGATGGTGTCAGCTCATTCAACCGTAGAAAATGTAAAAGATGCAATTGAGCGCGGTGCGAAGGGGTTTGTCGTAAAACCATTTTCACCTAAGAAAATAGCGGCAATGCTAAAGAAATTCTATCCAGACCTTGAATTAGCGTAATGTATTGATGTGATTTCGTATCGGTAAAAGAGTAGGGCTTTAAAAAGCAAAAAACCGGCAAAAGCCGGTTTTTTTAGTCTTGCAAAAACAAATTATAGTGCTTTGATTTTAGCAACTAGACGGCTCTTGTGACGAGCAGCTTTGTTTTTGTGAATAAGACCTTTTGACGCGTAACGGTCAAGGATTGGCGTAGCTACAGCTAGTGCTTGAGTTGCAGCTTCTTTATCGCCAGCTTGGATAGCAGCGATTACTTTCTTAGTGAAAGTACGCATCATTGAACGACGGCTTGCGTTGTGCTTGCGGCTTTTTTCGCTAGTTACAGCGCGTTTTTTTGCAGACTTGATGTTAGCCAAGGTATGCTCCTAACAATCTTAAAATAAGCTTAATTTAAAGGCCGAGGACTATGCCTGTTTTCACCATGAAAGTCAACGTTAATTTCACTTTCACGCGCCTTTTACTACTTCATTAATTGGCCTGTAGTACACTTGCTCGTTGACCAATTTGGCAATGAAGTGTGGGTCACTCAGGCACTTGAACTGCTTGATTTCACCATCACCTGGCCGTTTAAGCAGTTATTGGCGCGCATTGTAACAAAGCTGAAGTATGCCGCATAGTCTAAATTCTAATAATGTTGTGGTTTTTAATCTCTGACGTTGTAAAGCTGTGGCATAATGCGTCGGTTAAGGTGTTTTGGGAAGAGTAGTTGTGGCCAAAGGCTTATTTCGTTCTGGGATGATTGTGAGCGCGATGACAATGATATCGCGCGTGATGGGGCTAGTGCGCGACTCCGTGGTTGCGAATATTTTAGGTGCGGGGGCGGCGGCGGACGTCTTTCTATTTGCTAACCGAATTCCTAATTTTTTGCGCCGTTTGTTTGCTGAGGGCGCATTTGCACAAGCATTTGTACCCGTACTGGCGGAAATAAAAGAACAACATGGTGATGACAAAGTTCGTCTCTTCGTTGCTCAAGCTGCGGGAACATTGGGCACAATTTTAATGTTGGTTACGTTGCTCGGTGTTATTGGTTCCCCCATAGTTGCTGCACTATTTGGAACTGGGTGGTTTATTGATTGGTGGCAAGGCGGGGAAGATGCTTATCGGTTTGAATTAGCCTCGAGTCTATTGAAACTCACGTTTCCTTATCTTTTTTTCATCAGTTTAGTCGCACTCAGTGGTGCGGTACTGAATGTTTACAATCGCTTCGCCGCTGCTGCATTTACGCCCGTGCTTTTAAATATCTCAATCATATTGTGTGCAATTTATTTGCACGATAAGTTTGAAGTGAGTGCCTACGCGCTTGCATTAGGGGTGTTTATTGGCGGAGTGGTTCAATTTTTGTTCCAATTACCGTTTTTGGCGAAGCTGGGTATGCTAAAAATGCCAACCTTTGCATGGCGCTCACCTGAAATCACAAAAGTCCGTAAGCTGATGATCCCTGCGCTATTTGGTGTATCTATTAGTCAAATCAACTTGTTATTAGATACTGTCATTGCGTCACTTTTGGAAAAAGGCTCTATTGCTTGGTTGTATTATTCCGATAGGTTGATTGAGTTTCCACTTGGATTATTTGGTATCGGTATTGCGACCGTTATTTTACCGACGCTATCAAAATTGCATGCAAATGCGAAACTTGAGGATTTCCAACACACGTTGGACTGGGGGGTTCGCTTTGTTTTATTGCTCGGCTTTCCGGCGATGTTAGGGTTGTCGGTTATTAGCCCTCTCATTATTACCGTGCTTTTCGATCATGGTGCGTTTAGTGCCTCTGATGTCGACAACGTTCGAGCGGTATCGCTCGGCGTGATGGCCTATTCGGCAGGTTTGGTCAGTTTCATGCTTATCAAAGTATTGGCGCCTGGCTTTTATTCACGTCAGGACACCAAGACCCCGGTAAAAATCGGCATCAAGATGTTGGTGTTGAATATGGTGTTTAATTTAATGCTCGCCCCATTCATTGGTTATCTGGGTTTAGCTTTAGCAACATCGCTATCAGCAACGTGCAATGCTTGGTTATTGTATCGTCATTTGAAAAAACAAAACGTCTACACGTTGTCTCATTTTAGCGTGTGGTTCACGGCAAAATGCGTGGTCGCCAGTGTTGTGATGGCGTTCGTGGTCATGCAAGTGTCACAGGCTTTTTCATGGCAAACTTGGGCTTTGGCTGAGCAGATTGGTTTACTGTGTGGTGTGTTAATGGTGGCTGGCATTGTTTACTTCAGTATTCTCTTTATATTAGGCATTCGACTTAAAACCATCAAAGACGTGTCAAATTCTACCCTGTAGTGTGTGTGCAAATGGGCATAACTTGGGTATAATCGGGCACTTTAGTGAAATTTTTGAGCGGCCAAGCAGGTTAAAAATGCAGTTAATTCGAGGTATCCACAATATTCGTCCTTGCCACTATGGTTGTGTACTGACGATTGGAAACTTTGATGGTGTGCATTTGGGCCATGCAGCAGTGATCAAAGGTCTAATGCAAGATGCAGAAAGGTTGGGGTTACCAAGCACCGTGATGCTTTTTGAACCTCAACCGCAAGAGTTTTTTGCAAAAGACAAAGCGCCCGCGCGGTTGACGCGTTTAAGAGACAAATTGAGATTGCTTGCAGAGTTAGGCGTAGAGCGCGTCATCTGTGTGAGTTTTAATCACCGCTTCGCCAATATGGCGGCAGAGCAATTTGTTGACGATATTCTTGTAAATAAGTTGGGTGTCAAAGCATTAACGGTAGGTGATGATTTCCGTTTTGGGCATAAGCGTGTAGGTGATTTCGATATGCTGCAATCGCTTGGTGAACAAAGTGGCATGGCCGTGAAAAGCACAGCTAGTTTCAAGAATTTAAATTCTCGCGTTAGTAGCACCCTAATACGCGAAGCGCTTGCAAAAGGGGAAATCGGTCTTGCCAATGGCATGCTTGGTCACCCATATGCGATTGCAGGACGTGTTATACATGGCTGGAAGAAAGGCCGTGAACTTGGTTTTCGAACCGCCAATGTTGCACTGAAACGTGAAGTGAGTCCCGTGCACGGCGTATTTGCCGTTCAGGTATCTTTAAACGGCAAACAGTTTAAAGGGGTTGCCAATGTTGGCACTAAGCCAACATTGAATGGCACAAAAGCGTTGTTAGAAGTCCATCTTTTTGACTTCGAACAAGAGATCTACGGTCAGTTTATTCATGTGGAGCTTCTTCATAAGCTTCGCAACGAGAAAAAAGTTTGAAACCTTAGCGCACCTCGTCACACAGATTCATCAAGATGTGGCAGATGCACAGCAATGGTTTAGTGTTAATTAATCAGTAGCCGATACGGAAAGTAGGATAAATGAGCGACTACAAACATACTTTAAATTTGCCGGAAACAGAGTTTCCGATGCGTGGCAATTTGGCGCAACGCGAACCAAAAATGCTTAAAGCTTGGTACGAACAAGATTTATACGGTCAAATCCGTAACGCAAAGAAAGGTAAAACGCCGTTTATTCTTCATGACGGCCCGCCATACGCAAATGGTGATATTCACCTTGGGCACTCAGTAAACAAAATCCTTAAAGACATTATCGTTAAATCGAAGACATTATCCGATTTCGATGCGCCATACGTTCCTGGCTGGGACTGTCACGGCCTACCAATCGAGCTACAAGTTGAGAAAAAAATCGGTAAGCCAGGCGTAAAAGTGACTGCTGCTGAATTCCGTGAAGAATGCCGTAAGTACGCAGCGAAACAAGTGGAAGGTCAAAAAGCCGACTTTAAACGCCTAGGCGTTTTTGGTGATTGGGACAATCCGTATTTAACAATGAACTTTGATTTTGAAGCTAATGCAATTCGTGTACTTGGCCGCATTATTAAAAATGGTCATCTACACAAAGGTGCAAAACCTGTTCATTGGTGTACAGATTGTGGTTCGGCCCTTGCAGAAGCGGAAGTGGAATATCAAGACAAGCAATCACCAGCGATTGACGTACGTTTTAGCTTTATTGATGAAGCAGCCGTTGTTGCCGCGTTTGATACCAAAGATGGTCACAACGGCAAAGGTCTTGTAAGTACCGTTATCTGGACAACAACACCGTGGACACTTCCTGCAAACCGCGCAGTTGCCGTAAACGCGAATCTTGAATACGCATTGGTTCAAGTCGAAGACGAAGGACAAGAGCAACGTCTGGTACTTGGTTCTGAGCTAGTTAAAGACGCGATGGACCGTTTTGGTTTTGCGCATTACCACGTTCTTGGTTACGTAAAAGGTGCAGCGCTTGAGAATTTACGTGTAGCGCATCCATTTTATGAATTTGACGTGCCAGTGATCCTAGGTGATCACGTTACAACTGATTCGGGTACAGGTATTGTTCACACAGCACCAGGCCACGGTCAGGAAGACTTTGCAGCCGGCTTAGGCTACGGTCTTGAAGTAGCAAATCCAGTTGGTGCAAATGGTGTGTATCTCCCTGATACGCCGATTTTTGCAGGCCAGCACGTTTTCAAAGCAAACGATAACGTAATTGAATTACTGAAAGAGAAAGGTGCTTTGTTACGTCATAAAGCCCTTAACCACAGTTACCCACACTGTTGGAGACATAAAACGCCTATTATTTTCCGTGCAACGCCACAATGGTTTGTCAGCATGGATCAGGCTGGTCTTCGTCAGCAGTCGCTTGCCGAAATCAAGAAAACACAATGGCTGCCAGAGTGGGGCGAGAGCCGTATTGCGAACATGGTTGAAGGCCGTCCAGACTGGTGTATTTCACGCCAACGTACTTGGGGTGTGCCAATTGCTTTGTTCGTTCATAAAGACACTGGTGCATTGCATCCAAATACAGAGGTACTCATTGAAGATGTTGCGAAGCGCGTAGAACAAGCGGGTATTCAAGCTTGGTACGATTTAGACGCTGAAACGTTGATCGGTGATGATGCACAAACGTATGTAAAAGTATTAGACACGTTGGATGTGTGGTTCGACTCGGGCGTGACGCATGCGTGTGTCGTTGACGCGCGTGAAGACTTAACGGGTCCTGCAGATCTTTACTTAGAAGGTTCTGATCAACACCGCGGTTGGTTTATGTCTTCAATGATGACGTCTGTTGCAATCAATGGTCATGCGCCATACAAACAGGTGTTAACGCACGGTTTCACGGTTGATGAAAATGGCCGTAAAATGTCTAAATCATTAGGAAACGTGATCTCTCCACAAGACGTGATGAACAAAATGGGCGCAGATATTCTGCGTTTATGGGTTGCTTCAACGGATTACACTGCTGAAATGACCGTGTCGGATGAGATTTTCAAACGCTCTGCAGATCGCTACCGTCGTATTCGTAACACGGGTCGCTATTTATTAGCGAACCTAAATGGCTTTAATCCTGAAACGGACATGGTTGCAGTAGACGAACTGGTTGAGTTGGATCGTTGGATCCTAGCTCGTGCAGCAGATCTTCAAGCAGAGTTGATAAAGTCTTACGACAGTTACAAGACTTTGGAAGTCACTCAAAAACTAATGAACTTCTGTACTGGTGAACTGGACCATTCTACCTAGATGTTATCAAAGACAGGCAATATACCGCGAAGAGTGACAGCCACGCTCGTCGTTCTTGCCAAACTGCGTTGTTCCATATCGCAGAAGCAATGACACGTTGGATGGCACCAATCATGAGCTTCACCGCTCAGGAAATTTGGGAATTGTTACCGGGCAAGCGCAGTGCGTTCGTCTTCACAGAAACTTGGTATGACGTAATAAACTCGGTATCTGAAGGTTCACTCAATAACGACTTCTGGCAAACAGTGTTACACGTTCGTGATGAAGTAAACCGTGTCCTTGAGAATGAGCGTAAAGAAGAGCGTATCGGTTCTGCACTTCAAGCGGAAGTCACCTTGTACACAGGCGGTGAGCTTGCTGAGCAGCTTGCTTCGCTGGGCGACGAGTTGCGCTTTGTGCTACTAACATCGAAAGCTTCTGTCGAAGTGGTACAAAATAAGCCAGACCATGCCGTGGACTCTGAAATCGATGGTCTGTTTATTGCGGTTGCTGCAACGGATGCGCAGAAATGTGAGCGTTGCTGGCACTACTGTGATGATGTTGGTGCACATGCAGGTCATGAAACAATCTGTGGACGTTGTGTTAGCAACGTAGATGGAGATGGCGAAGTCCGCCAATTCGCTTAGGAGTAGCTGGTGAGCGATACACCATTGAAAAAAAGCGGCTTAATTTGGTTATGGTTTAGTCTGCTGCTACTTGCAGCAGACATGCTGACTAAATACGTCGTAATGAACTCGATGCAATTGGGCGAATCAATCGAGATTCTTCCAGTATTTAATTTTACCTATATGCATAACTATGGAGCGGCCTTTAGCTTTTTGAGTGAAGCTGGTGGCTGGCAACGTTGGTTCTTAAGCATTATCGCCGTGACGGTGAGTGTGTTGCTAACTTATTGGCTTAAAAAGTTACGTGCAGACCAATGGCAGTTGTGCAGTCGCGTATGCCATGGTATTAGGTGGCGCGATTGGCAATTTATTAGACCGTTTAATTCATGGCTATGTTGTCGATTTCATCCACTTTTATTATCAACAATGGCACTACCCAGCATTCAATATTGCTGACATCGCCATAGTTTGTGGTGCAGGATTGTTAATTCTTGATGCTTTTCGAAGCAACAACGATAAGCAGGAGACTAATGCATGAGTGAGCAAGTGATCGGCGCAAACTCGGAAGTTGTATTTCATTTCTCAGTTAAACTATCGGACGGTTCGGCCGCGGATTCTACCAAAGTCCATGATAAGCCTGCTAAGTTGGTCATGGGGGACGGCAGCTTAACCGCAAACTTTGAAAAGTGTTTACTCGGTTTAAAACAAGGTGACAATAAGTCATTCGAACTTCAGCCTCAAGACGCGTTTGGCATGCCAAATCCAGACAATATTTACTACGTTGACCGCAGTAAATTTAGCGTTGAAGTTGAACCAAAAGTCGGAGCTATCATTGCTTTTACTCAGCCTGATGGCACTGATTTACCGGGTATTGTTCGTGATGTTGCTGGTGACTCTGTAACGGTTGACTTTAACCACCCGCTTGCAGGCCAAGTCGTGACTTTTGAAGTCGACATTTTAGAGGTCAAAAATTAATGGATATTTTGTTGGCCAACCCTCGTGGTTTTTGCGCTGGCGTCGATCGTGCAATCAGCATCGTAGAACGTGCATTAGATTTGTTTGAAAAACCAATCTACGTAAGACATGAAGTGGTTCATAACAAATACGTTGTTGAAGGCCTTCGCAATCGTGGAGCGGTTTTCGTCGAAGAGTTACACCAAGTACCAGATGATAGTATCGTTATCTTCAGTGCGCACGGCGTGTCTCAGGCAGTACGAAGTGAAGCAAAACGTCGTGAGTTGAAAGTGTTCGATGCGACCTGTCCGCTTGTCACAAAAGTCCATATGGAAGTGACACGAGCCAGCCGTAAAGGGACGGAATGCGTGCTTATCGGGCACCATGGTCATCCTGAGGTTGAAGGCACAATGGGGCAATATGACAACCCGAAAGGGGGAATATACCTCGTTGAAACGCCAGACGACGTTGCGAAACTTGAAGTAAAAGACGCAGATAACTTGTTTTACTGTAGTCAAACCACGTTATCGGTCGATGATACTTCAGAAGTGATAGATGCATTGCGTGCTAAATATCCAAATATCCATGGACCGCGTAAAGACGATATTTGTTATGCAACACAAAATCGTCAAGACGCTGTACGTGATTTAGCTGAAAAAGTAGAACTAATACTAGTTGTAGGTGCTAAAAACAGCTCAAACTCAAACCGTTTACGCGAACTGGCTGAAAAAATGGGCACAAAAGCGCACCTAATTGACGATGCCAGCTGCTTAGACCGTCAGTGGTTTGATGGTGTACAGAAAGTTGGTGTTACCGCCGGCGCATCCGCACCAGAAGTGTTGGTACAAAATGTTATCACCCGTTTGAAAGAATTCGGTGGTCAAACAGTATTTGAAAACCCTGGCGAGAAAGAGAACATCGTGTTCGCCGTGCCAGTGGAACTTCGTTAGTATTGTAGGGCAAGAGAAATGCGCTCAGTCACTCAACTTGAGCTACACCTCTTGCCCGCTTTGTTCAGCTCTCGAGGTGTGTTAGGCGCAATAGTCCTCATCCAACTCCTCAATTTTATACTCGCATTTTCACCTTTAAACGAAGCAGAACCATGGATAGCCCTTGGGACCGTAACGTTATTTTCCCAATGTGTTTTGCTTATTTCGCTGACACTTTTGTATTTTAGTCAACGCTTCGTTATGCGTTTTGAGATCCATACTGCAATGTGTAGCAATCACGATAAGTGTCATCTTCACAACGGTTTCGTTCAGTTTGGGGCTAGTCACGTTCGAGCCAAGTTTAGTGACACAAGATTCGTCAACATTTGTTCTGAGCGCCGTGTTTGTGAGTATGCTTGTTGTCGTGTTGATGCTGTTTGTGTTGTCGTTTTACGCTGAAAACATTCATAAAGTTGAATTGCTTGCTGAAGCTAAATTACAGGCATTACAAGCCAGAATGCATCCCCATTTTCTGTTCAATAGTTTAAATGCAGCCGCCGAATTGACTCATATCAACGCACAAGCGGCTGAAAATATGTTACTCGACTTAGCTAAGTTGTCACGAAATGCGCTAATGGAACGAAGTCACACCACTTTAGAAGAAGAAATTGAAGTGGCTCATGCGTTTGTGAATATTGAAAAATG
It contains:
- the smrA gene encoding DNA endonuclease SmrA — its product is MYGDDRFRTFLASMGDVVPLAKDNNVALKQAKHDPTLSQLLRREAAEKELEFDPNYLSTEYVDFLDPHDVLAFKKSGVQDGVYKNLRLAKYQIDATLDLHGKPFREARQTLFEFIRDCHQRNIRVILVRHGKGINSKPFPAVLKSYANKWLQEMPEVLAFHSAMACHGGTGSAYVLLKKSDEKKAENRELHAKR
- a CDS encoding response regulator, whose amino-acid sequence is MESQISILIVDDVGTVRSFLHQTLTHLGIDNVREASTATQCVKACEERHFDIVFLDIELPDGDGKDLIARLSEIIPDVNVVMVSAHSTVENVKDAIERGAKGFVVKPFSPKKIAAMLKKFYPDLELA
- the rpsT gene encoding 30S ribosomal protein S20, with amino-acid sequence MANIKSAKKRAVTSEKSRKHNASRRSMMRTFTKKVIAAIQAGDKEAATQALAVATPILDRYASKGLIHKNKAARHKSRLVAKIKAL
- the murJ gene encoding murein biosynthesis integral membrane protein MurJ, which codes for MAKGLFRSGMIVSAMTMISRVMGLVRDSVVANILGAGAAADVFLFANRIPNFLRRLFAEGAFAQAFVPVLAEIKEQHGDDKVRLFVAQAAGTLGTILMLVTLLGVIGSPIVAALFGTGWFIDWWQGGEDAYRFELASSLLKLTFPYLFFISLVALSGAVLNVYNRFAAAAFTPVLLNISIILCAIYLHDKFEVSAYALALGVFIGGVVQFLFQLPFLAKLGMLKMPTFAWRSPEITKVRKLMIPALFGVSISQINLLLDTVIASLLEKGSIAWLYYSDRLIEFPLGLFGIGIATVILPTLSKLHANAKLEDFQHTLDWGVRFVLLLGFPAMLGLSVISPLIITVLFDHGAFSASDVDNVRAVSLGVMAYSAGLVSFMLIKVLAPGFYSRQDTKTPVKIGIKMLVLNMVFNLMLAPFIGYLGLALATSLSATCNAWLLYRHLKKQNVYTLSHFSVWFTAKCVVASVVMAFVVMQVSQAFSWQTWALAEQIGLLCGVLMVAGIVYFSILFILGIRLKTIKDVSNSTL
- the fkpB gene encoding FKBP-type peptidyl-prolyl cis-trans isomerase, yielding MSEQVIGANSEVVFHFSVKLSDGSAADSTKVHDKPAKLVMGDGSLTANFEKCLLGLKQGDNKSFELQPQDAFGMPNPDNIYYVDRSKFSVEVEPKVGAIIAFTQPDGTDLPGIVRDVAGDSVTVDFNHPLAGQVVTFEVDILEVKN
- the ispH gene encoding 4-hydroxy-3-methylbut-2-enyl diphosphate reductase; amino-acid sequence: MDILLANPRGFCAGVDRAISIVERALDLFEKPIYVRHEVVHNKYVVEGLRNRGAVFVEELHQVPDDSIVIFSAHGVSQAVRSEAKRRELKVFDATCPLVTKVHMEVTRASRKGTECVLIGHHGHPEVEGTMGQYDNPKGGIYLVETPDDVAKLEVKDADNLFYCSQTTLSVDDTSEVIDALRAKYPNIHGPRKDDICYATQNRQDAVRDLAEKVELILVVGAKNSSNSNRLRELAEKMGTKAHLIDDASCLDRQWFDGVQKVGVTAGASAPEVLVQNVITRLKEFGGQTVFENPGEKENIVFAVPVELR